The genomic window TAAGGATTAATAAATTACTAAATAAACGTTTCTAATGAAGTTTATATATCATTCAATTTTACTGCTCTTTATTTCTTCCATTGCATTTGGACAGGAATTATCTATTGATGAAACGCTGGCCAATGTAAAACGAGAAGTTGAAAAAGAAAACTTCGATAAAGCTTTGTCTTTAATTGAACCTCTGCGTGCCAAATTTCCTGAAAACGAAGATATTCAAGTATACGCCGGACGAATCTACAGCTGGAAAAAAGATTATAAAACGGCAGCCAAAATTTTGTCTCCAATGGCAGATCGCGCCAATCCAAATCCAGAAGCTCTTCAAGCAATTATCAATATTTATTTTTGGTCTGAGGATTATGAAAGATGTATTATTTATTGTGATAAATATCTTTTAAGTGATCCAAAATCTATTGATGTTTTAAGAATAAAGGCAACTTGCTTGGAAAAACTGAATCGTGACCAAGAAGCATTAGAATTGATAGAAAAAGCATCCTTTATCGATAATAGCACACAAGCTTTCAGCGGCATACGCACACTTATAGGACGCAAAGCAAAAAATACGGTTTCTGCTTCTTATTTGAATATTTCCACTTCAGAACCTGGACAGTCGCCATTTCATTATGGATATGTAGAATATTCACATAAATTCAGCAAATCCGCCATTGTTGGGCGTGCTAATGTCGGACATATTAATGACGATACGCAGATGTTATTCGAAGCCGATTATTATCAAACCTTTTCAAACAAAAGTTATTTGTATGCAAATGGAGGTATTTCAACTGGCGAAACCATATTTCCCGTTGCAAAAGCTGGATTAGAATATTATTTTGCGCCTCACAAAAAATTCGATTACTCTTTTGGAGCGCGATTTATGCATTTTGAAACAGACGATATTACTTTGCTTACAGGTCAATTAGCTTATACTGCAGAAGTTTACACGGTAGCTTATAGACCATATTATGACACGTCAAACGAATTATTCTCTCACGTTTTAAGTCTGCAAAAAGTAAATGAGGAAAAAGAGCGCCTGATAAGGCTGGAACTGCAGTACGGAAATGTTCCTTACTTATATCTTTATAACAATTTCACACAGCCTTTAAAAGCTTATAGAGCAGGAATTCAGTATCAGCATCGTTTTGGAGAGTCTTTTTTTGTGCGCCCGATTTTCTTATATGAAAGAGAAGAATATGTTCCGGGAGAATATAGAAATAGATTTAATGTGCAGCTAATTGTAACAAAACGTTTTTAAAATGACAGATATCTGGGAATTATATAAAAACGGAAGCTGGGAGGTGCCTTTTTTAACCTTTTGCATCTACATTTTTGTATGTGCATCATTTGTTTTGTACCTGCTTATTGTGGCAAGCCGAAATACAAAAATAAAAAGAGAAAGGCTTAGAATTGAGTATGATAAAGAAATTAATCAGCTGATGACATCGGTGATTTTTGAGGATATTTCATTTTCAGACATTAAACAAAATAAAAACTTTTTGGTTCTTTTAGATACTTCATTTTTTAGAGAAGTCCTTACAGAATCCATTATAAATCTTCATAAAAATTATGAAGGCGTTTATGCGCAAAAGCTCGAACAGTTTTATAAAGATTCTAACTTGATAAAAGGCTCTTTTAAAAAACTTAAAAGTCTGAAATGGGAAGTAAAATGCAAAGGAATAACAGAACTTGCAGAGTTTAATATCACAAGTGCATTTGATACTATTATAACCTACTCAAAAGCAAGGAATAAGACTTTAAAAATTACGGCCATAAATGCTTGTATCAAGCTTGCAGGAACAAATAGTATTGTATATCTGGTAGAACATTCTGACCCAATAGACGAATGGACGCAGCTAAATATTATCGATGCTTTTAAAAGACACGATATAGGCGACACAGAAGGGGTTGAACTTCTTCTGGAATCAAAAAACACAACTGTTATTGCGCTTGGATTAAAACTGATAAAAGAACTGAAGCTGACACAGAAAATTCCTTTTGTGGCACAGCTGGAAGCTAAAGCGCCAAACCTGAACATAAAATACGAAGCCCAAAGTATTTTGCAGACATTAACGGTATAAAATTATAGAAAATGACTTTTTTTAATACAGATATAACATGGTTTTTAGACGGATATATACTCCTGATACTCGGTTATGCGATACTGATTATGTCTTCGTATCTTATTTTAGCGTATCTGTCTACAAAAGAACTTAGAAGTTATCTCAAAAAAAATAGTTTTGTAGATTATAGTGTGCTTCTTACCAGTGAATTTGCACCAAAACTTTCTTTAATCGCACCTGCGTATAATGAAGGTTTAACTATTGAAGAAAACGTAAAATCGCTTTTGTCTCTTAATTATAATAATTATCAAGCAATTGTGGTGAATGATGGGAGCAAGGATAATTCAATGGAAATCCTTATTAAGACTTATGATCTTGTTTTGACAGAAGTTGAAATTCATTCTAAAATAGAAACTAAAAAGATAAAGGGCATTTATAAATCAAGAAATGGTGCCTATAAAAAATTAATTGTAGTAGATAAGGAAAATGGTGGTAAAGCCGACGCTTTAAATGTCGGACTTAATATTGCGGAATATCCTTATGTTGTTTGTATTGACGTAGATTGTATTCTAGATAAAGATTCACTTTTAAAACTGGCAAAACCATTTTTAGAATCACAAGGAAAACGTATTATTGCTACGGGCGGTGTTGTTAGAATTGCCAATCAATGTGTTATTAAAAACGGACGATTGGTTGAGGTTAATATTCCAGATCGTATGCTGCCAAGAATTCAGGTTTTAGAATATCTAAGAGCTTTTCTGTTGGGTAGAATGGCGTGGGGAAGATTGGACGGTTTACTGCTGATCAGCGGCGCTTTTGGAGCATTTGATAAAGAAGTAGCAATTTTAGCAGGAGGTTACAGCACAAAAACCGTTGGGGAAGATATGGAACTCATTGTAAGAATGCGCCGCTATATGCTGGAAAACAAGCTTCCTTATGCGGTGAGCTATATCCCAGATCCGCTTTGCTGGACAGAAGCTCCAGAAGATTTTAATATTTTCAAGAAACAGCGCAGCCGCTGGATGAGAGGAACTATAGAAACTCTGGGTATTCATAAAAGGATGTTTCTCAATCCTAAATACAAATTATTAGGAATGTTGAGCGTACCGTATTGGACTTTGTTTGAGTTTTTAGCTCCGGCAATTGAATTTATTGGTCTTATAATCACTCTGTTCTTTATAATATTTGGTCTGTTAAACTGGCATTTTTTCTTTTTGCTTTTGTTATTTGTGTATTCGTTTGCCGTTTTCTTCTCGGTTATCGCTTTGTTCAGCGAAGAACGAACGTATCATAAATATCCAAAACAAATTGATTTCTTTAAACTTCTTATGGCAGCTTTCATTGAACCGTTGTATTTTCATCCGCTTACTGTTTACGCAGCATTAGTGGGTTATAAAGAAAAAATTATGGGAACGAAAGGCTGGGGAGAAATGACTAGAAAAGGGTTTACGAAGAAATAATTGTTGATGGTTAATGGTTAATGGTTAATGGTTAATGGTTAATGGTTTGCTGTTAATTGTTTGTTGTTGATGGTCGATTGTTAATTTTTGATTTTTAATTTTTAATTATTACTACTAAATTATATAAATGAAAAAAAGCTGTGTAAAACACAGCTTTTTTGTTTGTCATCTTAATTAGATTTATTCGTATTTTAAATATTTTAAGACATCCCCTTTTGTGGCTTGATAAGCTCGGGAAAGAACTACGGAGAGCGTTAATACTAATAAAACTGTAAAACCAATTATAAATGGAGAAATTGAAATAGAAATTCTATAGGCGAAATTTTCTAGCCATTTGTTTAATAGGTAATAGACAGGGAATAAAGCAATAAAAAATCCTACTATGCTAAAAAGAATATATTGTTTGCAAAGCTCTTTTAGTAAAATCATGGTTTCGGCACCAAGTGTTTTTCGAATAGCAATTTCTTTCATTCGTCTTTCGATTGAGTACGAAGCCAAAGCAAATAATCCGATTAGAGCAATAACAACAACTATTATATTTAGTAGAGAAAAAAGATTCTTTTGTTTCACATAAGCACTATAAGACCTTTTATATTCTTTATCTACAAAATCATATTCAAAAGGATAATCAGAATCGATTTTCTTTGTCCATACATTTTCTATAGAGGCAATAGTCTGCTGCATAGTTTTAGGATCGGCCGTTACATAGATGTTATTCACAAGGCTGTTAAACCACGGAATACTTTTAAAATGAAATATTGATAGTGGAGGAATAGCTTCACCAGGATTTCCTATATCAAAATCTTTTACAACTCCTACGATAATTACTTCTTTTCCGTCCCAGTTTATTTTTTTTCCTATCGGATCTTTTTCATTCAATAATTTTAAAGCAGTTTCGTTAATCAGCATCGAATTAATAGTATCCTGAGAATATTCGGGCTGTAAATAGCGGCCTTTGACTAGTTTTATTTTCATCATTTCAAGAAGTCCAAAGTCTACAGGAACATTATTTCCGTCGATATTGATATCTTTATGATGATATGAAATTACAGACTTTGCTCCGTTTCCCATAACAAATCCACCGCCTGCAACTTGTTTAACACCTTTTATGTGAAGCAGCTGATTTTTGATACTAGTATATTTTTTAAATCGCATCTCATCTGTAATTTTTTCTCCATATATATTTCGATATGAAATATTGAGAACTTGATTTCCATTGAAACCTAATTCTTTTGAATTCATGTAATCAATCTGCTCATTTACGATATAAGACCCAACAATAAAGAAAGCAGCTACGGCAAATTGAAAGATCAACATTCCGTTTCGAAGCCATACTCCATTTTTACTTCTCATAAAATTCCCCCTTAAAACCTTTAAAACCTCAAAATTAGAGACATAAACAGCAGGCAGTATTCCTGCTGCCAGCACAATTATTATAAAAATAACAGCTAACTGCAAATAGAATTGTCCACCTTTTAATACAAGAGTTTTTTCTAAAAAAACATTATAATAGGGAATTGAAATTTCAACAATTACAAGAGATATTAAAATAGAAAACAGTAAAATTATTGTCGTTTCAAAAATAAATTGCTGCACAATATTCGCTTTAGAAGCACCAATAACTTTTCGCACACCAATTTCTTTAGCTCTTTTTATAGCGTTTGCTGTAGCAGAATTAACATAATTAACAATAGACAATATCAGTATCAAAATGGATAATCCAACAAAAATCAATAGAAGCTGGTAATTTCCGTTAACTTCTACAAGACCGCCGGTTTTTGTATGCAGACGAATAGAAGACAAAGGTTCGAGATGAGGTTTTACTTCTCCAAATTTTTTAATGAACTCTTCTGGAGTCAATCCTTGAAATTTGGCTCGTGGCGCCGTCATGTTATCGTAATAAATCTTAGACAAACTCTTTGTAACCAATACTGCATCAGCGGGATTTTTTAGTTTTAATAAAAGAACAAATTGAAAATTTCCCCATTGCTGAATAGTGTTTTTTATTTTGGAATCCATAAAGTTAACTACGCAGGAGGGATTTACAATCGATTTTTTATCCAGTTTGTAAACACCCCTAACAATCATAATCTGATCTTTTAAAACTATTTTTTTTCCAAGTGCGGTTTCATTTCCAAATAGCTGTGCAGCCAAATTTTCAGACAAACAAATACTATTGCTGTCTGCTAAACCTGTTTTGGCATTCCCTTCTATAAATTGATACGGGAAAAAGTCAAAAAAGCTTTTTTGTGCCACAAGAACTTTGTCTGACTGTACTTTTTTACCATTAAAATGAATGATTTCGTCATCGTAATTTCCGTTTACATAACAATAAGAATCTACTTCAGGGCTTACATTTTTAATAGCAGAACCAATTGGCGCCGAACTGGATGCCCAAAATGTTTTTGGATCCATTTGATTAGCGACTAAAAAGACATTTTCCTTATTAGGATTCCAGTCATCATAAGAATGTTCATCATTCCAATAAAGAATCGCAAAAATCAAACCTGCAATTCCTATGGATAATCCCAAAACATTCAAAATCGAAAACAACTTATTGTTTTTGATATGGTATATAAATATTCGTATATAATTTTGAATCATGTTATTCGTATTTTAGATATTTTAAAACATCGACTTTTGTGGCTTGATAAGTGCGTGACAATACCACAATTAGGGTTAAGGATAATAAAACTATGAAACCAATTAGGAACGGATAAACAGAAATCTCTATTCTAAACACAAAATCTTCAAGCCATTTGTTTAGCAGATAGTAAACAGGAAACAAGGAAATTAAAAAGCCTGTAAGGCATAGAATGATATACTGTTTAGAAAGTTCTTTTAGTAAAACAGGGGTTTCGGCACCGAGAGTTTTTCTAATGGCGATTTCTTTCATTCGGCCTTGAATAGAATAAGAAGCCAAGGCAAAAAGTCCAAAAAGGGCAATGAGAATTACGATGACATTCAATAATGAAAAGAGATTTTTCTGATTCACGTATTCTTTATAATTTCTGGCGTAAGCTTTATCAACAAAATCATAATGAAAAGGATAATCTGAATCGATGTTTTTCTGCCAAAATTTTTCAAGGACAGCAATTGTATTTTGTATATCGTTTGGTTTAACTTTTACAAAAATATGGTTGACATTCAAATTCATCCAATCGACGGTTTTGAGATGAAAAAATACCATGGGCGGAATGTTTGCTTTTGGTCCCCAGAGATTAAAATCTTTTACAACTCCAACAATTTTAAGTTTTTGCTGATTCCATTGCACAATTTTACCAATCGGGTTTTTCTCATTCATTAATTTCAATGCTGTTTCGTTTAGCATCACAGTATCAATACTATCCGAAGCAATTTGATTACTAAAATAGCGTCCTTCTTTTAATTTAATCTTGAGCATTTCCAGCATACCATAATCAACTCCCATATTTTGACCCTGAATAACTCTATCATTATAGTTAAAAGTGGATGAGGTGCTGCCTCCTGTTGCGAATGAAAAAGCACCTGTACTTACTTGCGAAACGCCCTTAATTTTTGAAATTTCGTGCTTTAGAGTTTCATATCTTTTATATAATCTTTCGTCGGCCTTAGGATCATTATTATCAAAATAAGGCTTTTTATATCTTATTTCTAAAACCTGATCGCCTTTAAAGCCTAAATCTCTTTCATTTAAAAACTGCACTTGCTCGTAAACAATATATGATCCTATTATAAAGAAGAAGGCAATAGAGAATTGCAACACTAATATTCCATTTCGAAGCCATATGCCGCTTTTACTTCTGCTAAAGTTTCCTTTGAGTACTTTTAAGCTTTCGAAATTCGAAATATAAACCGCAGGAAAAATTCCGGCAATAATAACCGTAATAATAAAGATGACTATTAACTCATAAAAAAAATATTGGCTTGTAATGCTCAGATTTTTTTCTAGAAAATTATTGTAAAAAGGCAGTGATAATTCAACTATAACTAAAGACAAAAGAATTGCGAAGGCGGTTGTAATAGTTGTTTCGAAAAGAAATTGTAAAACAATATTCCCGTTTGTTGCACCAACGATTTTTCGAACTCCAACTTCTTTGGCTCTTTTTATGGCATTTGCAGTGGCTAAATTAATGTAATTGAATAAAGACAAAATTAAAATTAGAAAAGAAAGTGCCATCATAATCAATAAAAACTGATAATTTCCCTTGCCTTCAGCGTAACCGTCTGTAATTGAATGCAATCTGGCATCTTTTAATGGTTCGAGAAATATTTTCATTTTCTCAACACCATTTTTTTTCTGCCATTCTTTAATTGTCAAGCCTTCTTGTTTGGCCCATTTTACAGTTCGATTTTGGTAAAGTAAATTTTCCATTTTAGCCTTCACTTTCTCAGCGTCTGCAGTATTTTGTAATTTCAGTAATAGTCCATAACTAAAATTTCCCCAATTGTCTTTTTCAGTATGCAAACGTTCCTCTATAAGATTTGTAACAGCATCTGGGGCCGTAGAAGATTTTCCAGGAATGGTATATACGCCCGTAATAATTAGTTTTTTATCGTAAAAAGTAATTGTTTTATCAAGTACATCGACGTTTCCAAATAAGCGTAAAGCTGTATTTTTGGAGATAACGATACAAGTTTCATCTCTTAATGCTGTTTTCGAGTTTCCTTTTATAAAATTAAAAGGAAACATTTCAAAAAAGGTTTTTTGAGCGTCGGTTACTTTGCAAATTTCTTTTTTATTTCCAGCTTGAAGTATTTTATCTCCGTACCAGGTATCTAGATAGCAATAACTTTCAATTTCCTTAAAATCGGTTTTAAAATAATCTTCAAATGAAGAGACATTGGTTGACCAAAAATTATCTGCACTAACCTGACTTATAGATTGAAAAACGACTTCCTTATTAGGATTCCAGTCATTGTAGCTTTGTTCGTCATTCCAATACAAAATCGAAAAGATTAAACCAGCAATGCCAATACTCAAGCCCAAAATGTTTAAAGCGGTAAAGAACTTGTTGTTTTTGAGATGGAAAATAAATGTATTAATCCAATTTTTAAGCATCGTTTTAGTTTTTAGAAGTTACCAAAACATCCACATTTCTATGATTTAATTTTTCAGAAAGAATCATTCCGTCCTTCATTAAAATTGTCCTCTGCGAAAAAGAAGCATCATAATCAGAGTGCGTTACCATTAAGATTGTTGCACCGTTGGCATGTAAATCTGTCAATAATTCCATTACCTCATTACCGTTTTTGCTGTCCAGATTTCCTGTCGGCTCATCGGCCAGAATAATTTTTGGATTATTGATTAAAGCTCTAGCCACGGCAACACGCTGTTGTTGCCCGCCCGAAAGCTGTTGTGGAAAATGCTTTAGACGATGTGAAATTCCTAGTTTGTCTGCAATAGCATTTACTTTTTTCTTTCTCTCGGCAGAAGGAACATTATTATAAATCAGCGGTAATTCTATATTATCATAAACCGATAATTCGTCAATTAGATTGAAATTCTGAAAGATGAATCCGATGTTTTCTTTTCTGGCTTGCGACTTTGCTTTTTCTTTTAAGCCGATCATTTCCTGATCTAATAATTTATAACTTCCGTCAGAAGCGCTGTCCAAAAGTCCGATGATGTTCAGTAATGTGGATTTTCCGCTTCCAGAAGGTCCCATAATCGAAACAAAATCGCCTTGGTTGATTGTTAATGAAATTTCGCTTAATGCTCTGGTTTCTAATTCTTCTGTTCTAAATACTTTTGAAAGCTTTGTAATACTAATCATAATTGGTGTTTTTGATTTTTGATTGATTTTCTATTTAAAATTTAATGCTTTCAAAAGTGAAAGAAACAAGTTTGAAAATTAAGACAATTTACATTGTAATTTGTACCTAATTATTTTGTTATTTTAACTTTCGAAAGGCTTTAATAATTAATGATTTACCAGTTTTAATGTGATTTTCGTGCCAATAATTTAAACGTTGTAACTGCTTTGTTTTTAATGTTTTATTTATTGAAAAAAATCTAAACTGTCCACAAATGGACACCTTTCGTCCAAAACCGAACAACAATGAAAAAGACAAACGCATCTATTTTAATCATAGACGATCAGGAAGACATACTTTTTGCGTCGAAAGTTTACCTGAAAAAGTATTTTGAAAACATTTATACACTCAATAATCCAAAAAATATTGTCGAATTACTGGCAAAAAATACCATAGATGTTGTTTTATTGGACATGAATTACAGGATAGGTTTTGAAGATGGGAGAGAAGGTTTGTACTTATTAAAAGAAATAAAGACACTTTCGCCCAAAACAGTCGTCATTTTAATGACTGCGTTTGGAAAAGTAGAAACTGCTGTTGAAGGTTTAAAGTCGGGTGCTTTTGATTATATTTTAAAGCCTTGGGAAAACAAAAAACTCTTAGAATCGGTTAAACAAGCCGTAGATAAATCTCGTAAAGAACAACGAAAAGTTAAAGATATTGAGATTAAAAACGACTTTTTTATAGGCAGTTCTGAGATTATTAAAAAGGCTTATTCGCTGGCAGATAAAGTGGCAAAAACCGATGCCAATGTTTTGATTTTGGGTGAAAACGGAACGGGGAAATTTGTTCTGGCGCATCATATTTATTCGCAGTCTGACAGAAAAAACCAGCCTTTTATTGCGGTTGATTTAGGTTCTTTAAATTCTAACATTTTCGAAAGCGAATTATTTGGTTACGCAAAAGGCGCTTTTACAGATGCCAAAACAGATACACCCGGACGTTTTGAAATGGCGCAGAACGGAACTATTTTTCTAGATGAAATAGGAAATGTACCGCTTCATTTACAATCTAAATTACTACAGGTTATTCAAACCAAAACCGTAACCAGATTAGGCGAAACAAAAGCAAGACCTTTAAACGTTAGAATTATTACAGCAACCAATTTGAATTTAAAATTGGAAGTGGCGGATAAAAACTTCCGTGAAGACTTGTATTATCGCATAAATACGATGGAAATTATACTGCCCCCATTGCGCGAAAGAAACGAAGATAAAATCCCGCTTGCCGAATATCTTTTGGATAAAATGATTGAAAAATACGGAAGGGATGAAATTTCTTTTGATAAAAAAGTTTTAGAACAAATTGAAAAACATGCTTGGAACGGAAACATCCGCGAAATGGAAAATAAAATCGAGCGTGCTGTTATTCTTTGCGAAAACAACATCATTACAATTTCGGATCTGGATTTAGATTTTATAACGCCTTATGAAGATCACTCAGATGATATCCAGCTTTCTTCTATTGAAAAAGCAACTGTCGAAAAGGCGCTTCTTAAAAACAATAATAACATTAGTAAAACTGCCGAGGAATTGGGACTTTCAAGAGGTGCTTTATACCGACGTTTAGAAAAATATAATATCAATATCAGCTAATATGTTTAAGATTTTACAAACCTATAAACTCCTTTTTCTGCGGTTAATTTTGATTGTGGCAGGAATAGAATTTTCGATTTATTTCTTTAAAATTGGTTTGCTTTTTACTGGTATTTTCGGGCTTTGCATGGTTTTTCTGCTGGTGCGCGAAATGTATTTTTATGTTCGAAATTTTGTCATGATCTACGATAAAACAATTGCTTCAATACTTCAGGACGATTTTACTTCAGATTTTTCTAAACATAAATTTAATAGAAGCTATAATGATTTGTTCCAATTGTATGAAAAACTGAAAAACAAGCAGAACGAACAGATTTCTAAAGATATTATTTACCGTTCAATCTTAAATAATATCGAAACTGGCGTGGTCATTTTGCAGAGACAGGAAAAAGACTGGAACATTTTTTTAATGAATGATTACTTTTCAAATCATTTTAATGTGCCAAAAGTTTCAAAATGGAAATATTTAAAAAATCAGCTTCCTGCCTTATGTGAAATTATTGAAGAGGATGATTTCAACGAAATAAAAACGGCAATCGAAATCAGCATAAACGAACAGCACAAGCAGACATTTGTATTGCAGGCGTCGCGTACAGAGATTTTTGAGCAGGATTATTTTATTATTTTATTAGATTCGATTCAGAATGTTGTCGAGAAAAAAGAAAAAGACGCCTGGATTAATTTAATGAAAGTGATTTCGCATGAACTTCTCAATTCAATCACGCCAATTCGTTCCATCTGCCAGAATCTTCAGGATTTAGTAGAGCAGGATTCGCTTTCAACAGAAGATTTAGACGATATAAAAACCAGTGTAGAAACAATGCTCAGACGAAGCGATCATTTGCAGAAGTTTGTTGAAGGTTATCGCAAATTGGCGATGCTCCCTTCTCCAAAAAAAGAAAAAATCGAATTGCAGGATTTGATCGCTACCTGCCTTAAAATTATGAATCCATTATTCCGAAAAGAGAACATTGAAGTTAAAAATACAATTTCGCTCAAATACGAAATAAATGTCGACCCGCAGCAAACAGAACAAGTTTTGATTAATTTGATGACCAACTCAATTAATGCATTAGAAAACAGCAGTCTAAAGCAAATTACAATTTCGGCAGAAGCCAAAGAAAATAGGGTTTTTATAAAAATTGCAGACAACGGTAAAGGAATCGAAAAGGAAATTGAAGACAAAATATTTCTGCCATTTTTTACCACTCGAAACGAAGGTGCGGGTATAGGTTTAACATTATCTAAAAATATTATAGAAGCCCATGGAGGTTATATTCTCTACAAAAATGAGAAGGAAAAAACTGTTTTTGAAATTTGTTTGATCGAAGAATAATTACAAATAATACTTTGATTTTATAAACCTGTATTTTTAAAATTATTACTAATGTTTTTTTTCTAAATTTGTAGAAAGAGTCGACATAGATTCCTCCCAATAAGTAATAGTAAAATAATGAATACAAATTCAACTACAGTAGCCTCAAGTTTTCTGAATGATTTGAAAACACAGACTGCCGATTCACATAAAAAATTAGAAGAACTTCCTGTTTCCATGTCCATTATGTCTCCAGATATGAAAATTGAGGAATACGCTAAATATCTAAATTTAATGCATGACGTTCATGCTGATACTGAAGAAACTGTTTTTCCATTATTTTCTGGACTATTAGATGATTTGGAACAGAGAAGAAAAAAACAGCTTATTGAAGCTGATCTTTCTTATTTAAACTGTGATGTGACTAGTTTTGAGAAAGTTTTTAAAACTGAAAATATTTCTATTCCTTTTGCTCTTGGAATTTTATACGTGGTTGAAGGTTCTACACTTGGCGGCAGATTTATTTTGAAAAATGTTTCAAAAGTGCCGCAACTTTCTGGAGATAAAGGCGTTTCTTATTTTAATGGTTACGGAGATAAAACAGGAAGTTTTTGGAAATCTTTCCTAAACTTTCTATCAGAATACGAACAACAGAATAATTGTGGAGATGCTATAATAGAGGGAGCTGTATTTGCTTTTGATAGTATTTATAATCACTTTGAGAGCAGATAAAAAAGAATGAAGATTAAAGATATAGTTAATCGGGATATTGTTAATTTAACCAATTGTGAGCATGAACCTATACATATACCTGGGCAGATTCAGCCTCATGGTTTTTTAATTGGTATTAATGCCGAGTGGAAAATAGATTTTTGTTCAGAAAACATTTCGTCCTATTTTAAACTGCTTCATAGTCAGGTTTTAGGAAAATATTTTAAAGAGATTTTTGGATCTATAGCTGAGGAAGAAATTTCAGCATATATCAAAGGTGATGAAGTTCAGGATGCTTTTCCTTTAGAGATCAAATTGCTGGGAAGGCTTTTTCAAATAAATATTCATAAAAGCAATGAAATTTATGTTCTAGAAGCTGAGTTGTTATTTGCTGACAAAGAAGGACTTGCAGATGTTTACAAGCAAACGATTCAGTTTGTTAGTCAGATGAATAAAACCAAATCACTCAAAGATTTGTGTGCCCTTGTGGCTCATGGAACCCGCGAAATTACGGGTTACGATCGTGTAATGATTTATCGTTTTGATGAGCAGTATAATGGCGAAGTGTATGCCGAAGACTGCCGTGAAGACTTAGAACCATTTCTAGGATTGCACTACCCGCATACTGATATTCCCGCACAGGCAAGAGAATTATACATTAAAAATCAGCTGAGATTAATTGTTGACATCAATTATAAGCCTGTTCCAATTTTTACTGTTGACGATAAAGAAAATAAAAATCTAGATTTAAGTCTTTCTA from Flavobacterium fluviale includes these protein-coding regions:
- a CDS encoding ABC transporter permease translates to MLKNWINTFIFHLKNNKFFTALNILGLSIGIAGLIFSILYWNDEQSYNDWNPNKEVVFQSISQVSADNFWSTNVSSFEDYFKTDFKEIESYCYLDTWYGDKILQAGNKKEICKVTDAQKTFFEMFPFNFIKGNSKTALRDETCIVISKNTALRLFGNVDVLDKTITFYDKKLIITGVYTIPGKSSTAPDAVTNLIEERLHTEKDNWGNFSYGLLLKLQNTADAEKVKAKMENLLYQNRTVKWAKQEGLTIKEWQKKNGVEKMKIFLEPLKDARLHSITDGYAEGKGNYQFLLIMMALSFLILILSLFNYINLATANAIKRAKEVGVRKIVGATNGNIVLQFLFETTITTAFAILLSLVIVELSLPFYNNFLEKNLSITSQYFFYELIVIFIITVIIAGIFPAVYISNFESLKVLKGNFSRSKSGIWLRNGILVLQFSIAFFFIIGSYIVYEQVQFLNERDLGFKGDQVLEIRYKKPYFDNNDPKADERLYKRYETLKHEISKIKGVSQVSTGAFSFATGGSTSSTFNYNDRVIQGQNMGVDYGMLEMLKIKLKEGRYFSNQIASDSIDTVMLNETALKLMNEKNPIGKIVQWNQQKLKIVGVVKDFNLWGPKANIPPMVFFHLKTVDWMNLNVNHIFVKVKPNDIQNTIAVLEKFWQKNIDSDYPFHYDFVDKAYARNYKEYVNQKNLFSLLNVIVILIALFGLFALASYSIQGRMKEIAIRKTLGAETPVLLKELSKQYIILCLTGFLISLFPVYYLLNKWLEDFVFRIEISVYPFLIGFIVLLSLTLIVVLSRTYQATKVDVLKYLKYE
- a CDS encoding sigma-54-dependent transcriptional regulator, which encodes MKKTNASILIIDDQEDILFASKVYLKKYFENIYTLNNPKNIVELLAKNTIDVVLLDMNYRIGFEDGREGLYLLKEIKTLSPKTVVILMTAFGKVETAVEGLKSGAFDYILKPWENKKLLESVKQAVDKSRKEQRKVKDIEIKNDFFIGSSEIIKKAYSLADKVAKTDANVLILGENGTGKFVLAHHIYSQSDRKNQPFIAVDLGSLNSNIFESELFGYAKGAFTDAKTDTPGRFEMAQNGTIFLDEIGNVPLHLQSKLLQVIQTKTVTRLGETKARPLNVRIITATNLNLKLEVADKNFREDLYYRINTMEIILPPLRERNEDKIPLAEYLLDKMIEKYGRDEISFDKKVLEQIEKHAWNGNIREMENKIERAVILCENNIITISDLDLDFITPYEDHSDDIQLSSIEKATVEKALLKNNNNISKTAEELGLSRGALYRRLEKYNINIS
- a CDS encoding sensor histidine kinase, with translation MFKILQTYKLLFLRLILIVAGIEFSIYFFKIGLLFTGIFGLCMVFLLVREMYFYVRNFVMIYDKTIASILQDDFTSDFSKHKFNRSYNDLFQLYEKLKNKQNEQISKDIIYRSILNNIETGVVILQRQEKDWNIFLMNDYFSNHFNVPKVSKWKYLKNQLPALCEIIEEDDFNEIKTAIEISINEQHKQTFVLQASRTEIFEQDYFIILLDSIQNVVEKKEKDAWINLMKVISHELLNSITPIRSICQNLQDLVEQDSLSTEDLDDIKTSVETMLRRSDHLQKFVEGYRKLAMLPSPKKEKIELQDLIATCLKIMNPLFRKENIEVKNTISLKYEINVDPQQTEQVLINLMTNSINALENSSLKQITISAEAKENRVFIKIADNGKGIEKEIEDKIFLPFFTTRNEGAGIGLTLSKNIIEAHGGYILYKNEKEKTVFEICLIEE
- a CDS encoding biliverdin-producing heme oxygenase — protein: MNTNSTTVASSFLNDLKTQTADSHKKLEELPVSMSIMSPDMKIEEYAKYLNLMHDVHADTEETVFPLFSGLLDDLEQRRKKQLIEADLSYLNCDVTSFEKVFKTENISIPFALGILYVVEGSTLGGRFILKNVSKVPQLSGDKGVSYFNGYGDKTGSFWKSFLNFLSEYEQQNNCGDAIIEGAVFAFDSIYNHFESR
- a CDS encoding ABC transporter ATP-binding protein, producing the protein MISITKLSKVFRTEELETRALSEISLTINQGDFVSIMGPSGSGKSTLLNIIGLLDSASDGSYKLLDQEMIGLKEKAKSQARKENIGFIFQNFNLIDELSVYDNIELPLIYNNVPSAERKKKVNAIADKLGISHRLKHFPQQLSGGQQQRVAVARALINNPKIILADEPTGNLDSKNGNEVMELLTDLHANGATILMVTHSDYDASFSQRTILMKDGMILSEKLNHRNVDVLVTSKN